CCCCGTGGCCGAGAGGGGGTCGCCGACCACCATCATCCCGTAGATGAGCATGGCCTGAAGGATGGAGAGGATGGTGGTCTCCTTGCCGCCGGTGGGGTCGTGGGAGGTGGCGAAGGCGGCGCCGATTTTATTCTCCATCTTCTTCCGCGTCGGCAGGAAGCGGTCTATCATCGCCTTCAGCTCCGCCGCCATCGTGCCGAAATACACCGGCGAGCCGAGGATGACGCCCTGGGATTCCAGAAAATCGTCCTGGACGACGGCGGATGTGTCCTTTAAAACGCAGGCGACCCCCTCGACCTCGCGCACGCCATCGGCCACGGCCTCGGCCAGGGCCCGGGTGTTGCCGGTCTTCGAGAAGTAGCCCACCAGAACCTGCATCTTCACTCCTTCTTCCTTTTCTTTAATAATTTTTCGACCCAGCCGGTGAGGAACCAGCAGCCGAGGGCAACCAGGCTCCCCCAGGCCATCCCGGCCAAAACGTCCGTGGGCCAGTGCACTCCGAGGTACACGCGGCTCAC
Above is a window of bacterium DNA encoding:
- a CDS encoding NAD(P)H-dependent oxidoreductase yields the protein MQVLVGYFSKTGNTRALAEAVADGVREVEGVACVLKDTSAVVQDDFLESQGVILGSPVYFGTMAAELKAMIDRFLPTRKKMENKIGAAFATSHDPTGGKETTILSILQAMLIYGMMVVGDPLSATGHYGVACTGAPDERTKDHGRKLGRRVAELVKRLAG